AGGCTGTCTTGTCGAGCCATTCCAAGCGCACTCTTTGACTAAACCCGACTTGCCCAAGCCTTAGCATGATGCACTCCCCTTCCCTGCCAGCGCACAGGGCAGAGGCAAGTCAATCTGGACGAGCGGGACGATTAGCTCCGCGAGAGAGTTTCCGCCGTGGCAAACCGCGCGTTCCCCGTGCCCAATAAAGGCCTTGCCGGGAGGTGCGAAAAGCGCCAAGAAGTTCTCGGGCAAGCCCGTGGCCGGCCATGGCATGGTGCCTGCGAACTGGTCTTTTACTTTGTTGCGCAGAGATGCGTCCGCATAGACGCGCACGCGCTCTCCCTTAAGTTCTGCTAGGCTGCCTTCTGCGGGCGAGCCGCAGCCTGTCGCCTCGGTATTGCCGTGGTCGGAAGTGAGGTAAACCCGAAAGCCACGCTCTAGCAGCAGGCAAATCAGGTCGCCTAGATAGGGCTGTTTGGCCCACTGCTCGATTTGGTTGTGCAGACCGGCTGTGCCAAGTTGTATGCCATGCGCAATTTTGTCGACTTTGTCGACTACAAGCCCGACAACCCGCACTTCTGGGTGCGAAAGCCTCTCCGCTACTTCAGCCAAGCTGCCTTCGCCTAATCCCTTTATGTACTCCACCTGCTCGGCAGCACACCCCTGCTCCGCCCAGAACTGCCGCCAGAGCGCCGGTTCTTTGGCGGTGGTATGGATGCTGCTCGGGAAAAACCCGGGTATCTTGCCCGCAAAAACTGCTTGGCGCGATACAGAAGTTAAGGTTGGCAGCCAGGCAAAGACCGCCTGTTCGCGAAAGCGAAACTCGGGCACGCGGGCTGCTAAGGCTCTCTGCACGATGAGCCATTGGTCCATGGCTAGCCCGTCTATTACGAGCAGAGCAACCTTGACGCCTTCGTCATCGGCTAGGCGGGCCAACATGCGCGGCACGTGGTGCAGCATTACCGGTGGAACCGGCGGCAGGTTAGCAAGCCCGGCGTAGCGGCAGAGAAGCCATGCGGTAAAGGCCTCCTCCACGCTCGATTTTAGTTCACGCGCCGCAGCTAGCTCTACTCCCTCCCCGACGGTACCCGGTTGGTGCACAAGTACCAGGAGTTCGGCCCAACCTCGCGCGAAGTGTAGCCATTCCGTGTATTTCGCGGCGCCAGACGGGACAGATGAGCGCAGTGTGGCCACCAGTTTCTCTAGCCGGCGGGAGCGGTCCTCGCCCGGCACTGTTTTGATGCCGATGTGCAGCCAAGTCTTAGGCAAACGCGCCGCATCGTCGCGCTGCACCGCGCTTAACAGCCCCTCGGCAAACAGGTTGTCGATGTAGACGCGCACATCGTGGTGTGCAAAAGGAAGGTCGGCGGGACCGGGCACAGTATAGCGATGCTGTGCCGCTTCGCGCACATGTGATGCTTGCCCGCCAAGCTCGCTGTCGACAAACGTCGGCCACCGCTCCTGCAAAAAGCGAAAGAAGTCCTCGCGCCTTGTCACCAAGCGCTCTAGCGGCCATTCACCAAAGCACGCGTTTTGCCGCAATAGTGTGACCAAACGCTCGTCTAAAAGTGCGGGCAGACACCGGCCGTAGTAGTGGCGGCGCAGCAACATACTGAGGAGGTCTGCCGGTTCCCTAATTAGCTCCGGCGCGACGTGATACACGTGGCGGAGCACAAAATCCTTGGTTGCGTTCTCGCTAAGCCCACCGGGCGCGTTTGTCGCGTAGGCCAGAGACAAAGCATCGAGGTCGCTCCTATCTAGCGCTGCCACTACGGGGTAACTCAGGCCCGGAAAGATGTCGCCTAGGTTAAAGGCCAGCCGCCTGCCTGCCTGCAACAGGTCAAAAGGCAGCGTTTCGTCCATCTGGCCATCCAAAGAGCGTAGCACAACGACGAGCTCTGCCTGCTCGCCCTCATCCCAACGCACGCGAAACTTTGCTTCATAGGCATAGCGGAAGGCAACGTGGTCCTCAAACGGGAGGAGTGTAAAGCCCCGCTCGCGAATGCCTGCCAGGACGCCTTCTTCCGACAGTAGCCCGTCCGGGTCTTCCACCAGGGTCAGCCGCGCGACGTGCGGCG
This sequence is a window from Selenomonadales bacterium. Protein-coding genes within it:
- the pglZ gene encoding BREX-3 system phosphatase PglZ is translated as MPSELSWREKILREFTPHVARLTLVEDPDGLLSEEGVLAGIRERGFTLLPFEDHVAFRYAYEAKFRVRWDEGEQAELVVVLRSLDGQMDETLPFDLLQAGRRLAFNLGDIFPGLSYPVVAALDRSDLDALSLAYATNAPGGLSENATKDFVLRHVYHVAPELIREPADLLSMLLRRHYYGRCLPALLDERLVTLLRQNACFGEWPLERLVTRREDFFRFLQERWPTFVDSELGGQASHVREAAQHRYTVPGPADLPFAHHDVRVYIDNLFAEGLLSAVQRDDAARLPKTWLHIGIKTVPGEDRSRRLEKLVATLRSSVPSGAAKYTEWLHFARGWAELLVLVHQPGTVGEGVELAAARELKSSVEEAFTAWLLCRYAGLANLPPVPPVMLHHVPRMLARLADDEGVKVALLVIDGLAMDQWLIVQRALAARVPEFRFREQAVFAWLPTLTSVSRQAVFAGKIPGFFPSSIHTTAKEPALWRQFWAEQGCAAEQVEYIKGLGEGSLAEVAERLSHPEVRVVGLVVDKVDKIAHGIQLGTAGLHNQIEQWAKQPYLGDLICLLLERGFRVYLTSDHGNTEATGCGSPAEGSLAELKGERVRVYADASLRNKVKDQFAGTMPWPATGLPENFLALFAPPGKAFIGHGERAVCHGGNSLAELIVPLVQIDLPLPCALAGKGSASC